A segment of the bacterium genome:
TGTCTTCGCTCTGTTGCGCGGGGATCGTTCTCATGGGGCATCCCGTACTGGAGTGGGGGGGGTACTGCGGAGACAATACGTACGCTCGGCACTCGGTGTGGCAACCCGTACTGATTGTGTAGTGTGGATGCTGTCCGAAGATTGCGCGAGAGCGCAAAAAATGCCGCTCCCTGATGTACATCGGGGAGCGTTTCCTTATCTCCATAACAATACGCGTATGCACACTCGTCTCCATCTCCATCTTCTTCAGGCGCGCTACTGGGAGTCCCCGTATGCAATAGAAACCGCACGGGCACTCATCGAACGAAAAAATACAAATATGACGCATCTCCTCACCCGATATCTCTCCAACCGCGAACGTATGGAGATGCCACAGGCGCGAGTGCTCCGGGCGACTATCTCCGTCACTCGTGCGGCAACGGCATCGCTCCTCGCGGCACCGTCGCGTCGCGCGCTTATGCTTCACGAGGCGCATGCCGCACGCGCATATTGGCGATCGTATGGAATGCTTGCTGGCGTGCGGGACGATTGGCGACGTGTCCATCCTCATGCGTCCGATCACTGGAACGCCTCACTGAACATCGGATACACCATCCTCGCACGAACCATCCAACGCACGCTCCGCGCGCACGGACTCTGTGCGGGTATCGGTGTTCTCCACGCGCCAATTGAAGGACATGAGGCACTGGTGTACGATTTTGAAGAACTTTTCCGGCAGCCCGTCGTTGACAGCGCCTTGCTTCCCCAGTGGAGTCGAATGCACGGACAGCCGATGAAACCGGACACAGTGGTTGTACGTATTGAACGCCGATTGCAAGAACGAACCCGATACCAGAAAGAGTGGTGGCGGATCATTGCGGTGCTCGATGCGGAAGTTGCCGCATACGCAACTGCGCTCCGACAGGGTATGCAGTACGTCCCGTATCAACACTCATGGGCACACTGGACGCATGTGCCCGCACAATGATGGACAGTTCGACGACGCGTAAAACCCTCGGATTATATCCGAGGGTTTCGTTGTTTCAACCGAGTACGAGTTGTCACACGGTGGCGCTCGCCGACTTCCCCTGCGCGCTGTACCCATCCCTCCCACTCCAGTACGGGATGCCCCATTACGGCGACACCGCCGGCCTCACCTGCGAGTACCCACCCCTCCCACTCCAGTACGGGATGCCCCATGAGAACGATCCCCGCGCAACAGAGCGAAGACAGAACACCGAGAGGAGCGATTCTTAGAAATGAGAGTACGCAATCAATCTTTTGGCTCTCCCATTGCTACGGGCACTCCTTAGGGCACTGATGGGCTTCCCCGATACAGAGTAGGATCCACGACTCGGTCGTGGTATTCTCTTCTTTCGAAAAGAACGGGATTTCCCCCCAGACCTGCGGCAAGACGTCTGTTTCCGAAGAAACAACCGCCACCGCCGTGAGGGCCAGCCGGATACGAATCCCCACCAAAAGGCGGGCGGCTGGATCACCACCGAAGTGACGACACTGGCACTGTGACACAGGGGAAAGGGCGTGTCAAGGCGGTGGTTTCCCAGTTTGTTGATCTATAGACATCACGCCATGAAACAGTACTGTACTATAATGGACCCAAGAAAAAAGATCACCCTATAGGAGTAAATATGATGGATTTCGTATACTGAAAATCCTATGCGGAAAACCTTCACTCCCACATAGAAAGCGGCGGTCGCACTCGAGGCGGTCAAAGGCCAGAAAACGATGGCGCAGCTCAGCAGTGAGCACGCGGTCCACCCAACGCAGATTAGCGCGTGAAAGAAACAGCTCCTCGAGAACCTCGCCACGCTCTTCGCGCATAAGCGCAAGCAGGAGCACAAGACCACAGGCCGAAGGATCAACGAGCTCTACCAACTCATCGGCAAACCGAAAACCGAACTCGAGTGGTTGAAAAAAGATGCAGCCATTTACCACCATACGAGCTGTTCGCGCAGCTCCTCGAAAACCTTCAGTTTGTACTTCATCGTCCGAATGCTGCTCACTAACCGCGCGGCCTTTCCTTCGCGTTCTGCACGGAGCTCCTCCTACGCCTGCGCGAACGCGAGGCGATGACCGTGGAGACGATACCCGCGGAGGGATCGCTGAATGTTTGGCGTGGACATACTTGAACTCAATTTCCTAGCGCAAAAACAACCTCGAGTGTACGGGGGATGTGTTGGGTGGTGCCGGAGGTACTACTGCTGCACCATGTGCTCCTTGATGTACTTCTCGATCGCGGCGACCGTTTGATCCTTGTGCTTTGGATCACTCTCGGCAACCCACTTGGCGAATGCGTAGAGATGCTTCGGATCGGCATTAACCCACTTGCCGTTCGTCGAGAGAAACACGAACAGCGAAGTGACCGCGATACGTTTATTGCCATTGAGGAACGGATGATTTTTGATGAGGAGGTAAAAAAGGATCGCTGCTTTTTCTGCAATCCCATGGTAGAACTGGCCGCCTTTGTGCCCCGCAAACGGCGCCGCGAGACATCGCTCCAATGCGTGTGGTGTCCTGGTTTGAAATGCGGGAAACGGCTCATCCCACGTCATGACGCGCTGCGCCAACGCGAATGCAATATGCTCCACCTCAACGACGGTGATCGGCTTCGCGCGCATACGATGATGCCCCTCGCCTCATTCTCGGGCGAGGAGATCCAACGTCTCGCCGTATTCGCGGACAACGCGCTGTACCGCTGCATCAATCTGTTTCCTTCGCTGGATGGTCAGCGATGCACCGAGGATTTCCGGCACGTTGCTCCTCGCAATGCGGTACGCTCGCCCCACCTTCTCGGCACGAATCTGTCCCTTCTGAATCTTCTTGAATACCGCAATGCGGCTGACGCCGAGCAGCGCGGCAAGTTCGGTGGTGGTGATGTAGGGCTTCTCATGCATGTACATATACGATACACGATGTTAACCGTGAAATCAATGGTTAACCAAGATGTATATTCTTCGCTCAATTCAGACAAAAAACTTACGAACGCTCCGCCGCCTCCCATAGTAGATCGAACATGGTTGTGAGCGTGGCGGCGCTCTCGGGGCTGGAGAGGAGGGTCATGGTGTTCTCTTTGCGGGTGGTGATGAAGACGACTTCGTTGCCGAAGATGATGGTGGATGCGGGGAGATCAATGCCGGACGGGAGGAGGCGCGACTCGCGGAGCTGGGCGGCGTCCTGCTCGATGATCTTCCGTGCGGTTCGGGAGTCCTTGATGAGATGCTTGGAACGGATGCCGCGGCGCACGCGCTCGGCGACGATGCGCTCCACGAGGTACTGCTCGTGGACGAACTCGGTGAACCCCACGCCGGCGGTGAGGTTGCGGTACTCCGTGACACCGGAGTTGAAGATGCGCTGCCAGAGCTGGCGGAAACCGTCCGATCCCTCAAAGAGGGTGACACCGGCCTGTTCATGTACGGTGCCACGCAGCGCCTCGAGCTTGGGGAGCGTGTCCGCGAACAGGCGTGCCCGCGTGCGGAATCGCGCATCGAGCTCCTTGGGGTCCTCTGCGGTGTACACGCTCCCGCGCTTGCTCTTGCCGAGCTTGAAGTGCCCGCGCCGGCGAAGGTCCTCCAGGATGGGATAGAGCGTCGTGCGTGGCAGCCGCGTGCGGCGCGAGAGCTCGAGCACTGATGTTGCGCCGAGCGTGAGCCCCGCCAAGTACACCCGCGCCTCCTTCTCATCGAATCCAAATGCCGTGAGCGCGTGGAGGAGTTCGCGTTCGTCTGCGGTGTGGGAGGATGCCATAGAGTGTATCAGGTCATGGATGCATTTGCTCTGAGCATAGCACTAACCGCGAGAAGTGTCGAAAAGTTCGACATTCAGGACACCCCTCCCTCCCTAGCCCTCCCTCCCCCCGAGTACGCGGAGAGGGAGGGGATCAAAGCAAGCAGCACACCCCGTGGATGAACCACGGGGTGTGCGACAGTATCGATCTCCAATGCGCCCACCAGGAATCGAACCTGGATCTCGGGCTCCGGAGGCCCGCGTTCTATCCGTTGAACTATGGGCGCAAACGCGCGAGGAGTGCCATTCCAGTATACCAACCACTTCGGAACACCATATCATACATCGGCGGATGCGTCACCATCTCTCCGCCAAACCCCTGCTTGAATCGGGTCATACCGGACCAGGAGGACGGCGTAGCGGAGGTCTTCAGACCTCCATCTTCCTGATGGCGTGATGTATCCGATGACCCGTCCGTGGAAACCTGAAGGTTTCCGCTACGCTCGGGTGGGACGACACCACCGAAATCATACCAGCGCATGCCTGCCTCCTTCGCGTGGGACATCGCGATCCAGTGGAGGAGGTGCGGTGCCATGTGCGCGCGGTGTTCGTACGAGGACCCGCCGTGGAGATACGTTGCGGTGTCGCCGTGGTATGCGATGATCGCGCCCATGAGCGGAACGCCCTCACGCTCGGCAAGGAAGAGCGACGTATCCGGAAGCGTCGCGAGCATCGTCTCGTAGTACGCACGCGGATGCGTCTGTATCCGTTGCCGTGCAGCGGTGTCTCGGAGGAGGGACCAGAAGATATCGAAGTCCCCCGCCGCGTCATTTCGACCGAGTCCGCCTCCTCCATCGTCATTTCGACCGAGTCCGCCTCTTCCATCGTCATTTCGACCGAGTCCGCGAGCGGAGAAATCTCGTCCAGCGTCTGCAGCCCCATCTGCTTGACGAGATCTCTCGACTGCGCTCCGCTCCGCTCGAGATGACGGAACGAGAGAAACCGTTCTCACCACCACCCCTCGTTTTTCCGCGAGGCGTACGTTGTACCGATGTTTCTCATGCATCCCCGCGAGCACCGCATCGAGTGACGGCTCGAGGTTCACCCGCCAGGTATGCTGGGGCTCGACCTGACGGCGGAGGACGGCGGGGGTGACGAGTTGCGAGTTGCGCGTTGCGAGTGGTGTGGAGCACTCTCCGCGCCAGAACATCGCTCCCGTTTTCCGTGCGCATGCGCTTGCAGCTTGCAGCTGTCGGCTTGTAGCTTCGCCGCCTCGCGGCGAGTAGAGGTAGCGTTGCCCAAGCGGCAGCGGCAGCTCGATCGCCAAAACACCGTCAACGCGATGCGTGCGGTGTCCGAGTGCTTGCTGGAATTGCTCCCATCCCGCTGATTGCAAGAGGTCGTCCATACTCTCATCACCACTCGCACACATACTATCCCCTCCCGAGCTCCTGGAGCGCGGCCTTGAGTCGCTCCTCGGGTGTGCCGTCGTGCGGGATTCTGCGGATGATGTCGCGGACTTCCTTCGCCTTGTACCCGAGCTTCTCGAGCGCGCTGACGACATCGCCGTTCGTTCCGGTCGCAGACACCCCGGCCAGTGCGTCGCTGGACACGGTCATCTTCCCTCGGAGATCAATGACGACGCGCTCCGCGGTCTTGCGGCCAATGCCGACCACCTTGGAGAGGTACACGACATCTTCGCGCGCGATGGCGTCGCGGATGTCCTGCGGCTCGCCGAGCGAGAGGATGCCGAGCGCGCTCTTTGGCCCCACACCCGAGACGGAGATGAGCTGGAGGAAGAGCTGGAGCGCGTCCTGCGTGGTGCACCCGAAGAGCTCGCGCCGATCCTCGCGCACGACCTCATGCGTGTAGAGTTCAACGCGATCCCCCACCCGCATACGCTCGCGCACCGGAGCGGGCACGAGCACGCGGTACCCCACATCGTGGAGCTCCACGATGACGCTGTCGGCGAGCTTCGCCTGGATGGTTCCGCGGAGGAAGGCGAGCATGAGCAACCTACTTACTCCACTTCTTTGCGAGCTCCACGAGCAGGTGGACACCGAAACCGGTGGCACCTTTGCCGCGCCAGGGCTTGGGCTGGGTGTCCCAGGCGGTGCCGGCGATGTCGAGGTGTACCCAGGGGCGGCCTTCCGCGAACTGCTCGAGGAACGCTGCGGCGGTGATGGAGCCGCCGGCGCGATCCATCTTGCCGAGGTTCTGCCAGTCCGCGACGTCGCTCTTCACCTCGCGCGTGTAGGCATCGCCGAGCGGCATGTGCCAGGAGCGGTCGCCGGAGCGATCCACGGCCTCCTGCACCTGCTTCTCGAGTGCGCTGTTGTTCGCGAAGTGCGCGGCGTAGTGGTGACCGAGCGCGACGACGCACGCACCGGTGAGCGTGGCGAGATCCACGATGGCCTTGGGCTCGTACTGCTGCGCGTAGCCGAGACCATCGGCGAGCACGAGGCGACCCTCGGCATCGGTGTTGAGGACTTCGATGGTCTTCCCGCGCATGGTCTTCACGATATCACCCGGCTTCTGCGCGCGGCCACCGGGCATGTTGTCCGTTGCGGGAATGATGCCCACGATATTCGCCTTGAGTCCGAGCATACCGATCGCGCGCATCGCACCGAGCACCGCGCCACCGCCGCACATGTCGTAGCGCATCTCGTCCATCGCGGCAGACGGCTTGATGGAGATACCACCGGTGTCGAACGTGATGCCCTTGCCGACCAACGCACGCCACGTGTCCTTCGCGTGGGCATCGCCGCGCCACTCGATGACGATGCACTTCGGCGGCGTTTCCGCGCCACGCGCCACGCCGAGGAGTGCGCCCATGCCGAGCTTTTCCATCTCGGCCTTCTCGATGATTTTCACGGTGAACCGCTTGTCTGACTTCGCAATGCTCTGCGCCTCTTTTGCGAGGTACGTCGGCGTTGCATCGGACGACGGCATATCGCCAAACCGCCGCATCCAGTTCATGGACTCGCCAACGATGGTGCCTTCCTCGATACCCTTCACGAACTGCTTGTCTGCAGCCGCGGTGAGCGGGCCGACGATCATCTGCGTGGGCTCCGGAAGTTTCGCCGCCGGATCGGACTTGTACTCCGCGAAGTGGTATGTGGAGACGAGCACACCCTTCGCGGTAAGCGCGCCAAGCTCGTGGGGTTTGACTCTCTTGAGGTACGCCGCGGGGAGCACGAGCGCGTAGCGCGTCACGCGCGTCGCCTGGAGCGTGCGCGCTGCAGTGCCCACGATGTGCTGCCATTCGATGATGGAGACATCCTTCCCCTTGCCGGTGCCGATGAGGAGCACGCGGCTCGCGGGAATCTTACCGGCGGTGTAGAGGTTGCACGTCGTGTGCTCCTCGCCCTTGAAGTCGCCCGCAGCGAGCGCGGCGGCGAGCTGACCGTCGAGCGCGCGGTCGAGTGGTTTGTACGCAGCCGGAAGCCGTGCGCACTCCGACTCGGAGAGCGGGACGATCACCGCCTCCACCTTCTCGAAGAGCGGCGCGTCGAGCGTTGTAGTGTACTGCATAGAAAAATGGAGCAAAACCTGCACCTTTCCATGGAAACGATGCACATGCTGGAGGCCTAAAGACCTCCGCTACACGGGCAGCGTACCACGCCCTCCCTCGCGCGCAACGTGAAGCCCCTCCACTTGGTAGCGGAGGGGCCGATCGGCTAGACGCCGAGGGAGAATGCGTCGCGGAGGAACGCACCGCGCGGGTCGAGGCAGATGTAGAGACCGATGCCACTCCGATGCTGGAGGAAGACGGCGGAGAAGCCCTCGTGCCCAACGTGATTAGGAGGCGACGCGGTCGCGTACTTGATCGCCGCGTACGATTCGAGGCGCTCGACCCAGACGGCGACGAGCACCACCGACGGGATGAGGACGTAGAGCGGCTTGTCACCGGCACTGCTCGTGTACCAGTTCCTAAAACGCTTGACCTCGAAGCTGAGCGAGGTGATGATCAGGCGGTGCGAGGCCATCTCCAGAATCGTCTTGAAGCACACACCGCCGAAGGCCTCGATGATCTCGTGCGCGTAGGGAGATGTGTGACCGCGCAACGCAAGTTCCAACGTTCTCATGTCTTCCCTCCTCTTCGCAGCCGACGACGGAGCCACGCGTCCTTCTTCAGCGCGAGACGATAGACCGATGGTCCAAACACGACCCCCATCATGAAACAGAAGATCACGGTGAGCGTCTTGTGCGACACATAGAGCGCAAGGAATGCACAGCCAACCATCAGCACGAGGGTTCCTCCGATGACCGCGACGGGGAGCCACCAATCGCCTGTAAAGAGCTTCGACACCCGCATAGGGCGCCTCCTTTCGGGAATACCGTATCATTCCTTCCGCGCGATGTCAAGGGAGATGGGGGCGGAGGCGATGGTTATGGCGTGGTGAGCTGCTGCCGTATCCGCTCCCCCTCCAACTCCCCCTCTGGAAGAGGTGGAGAGCAAAGCAACGGTGCCGCGCTCGATGGTGACGTGGTGTTCTTCGATCGCGCGTTGGAGCTCGATGTCGTCCGTGTGGTAGGTGACGGTGATCGCGTCGGACGGTGCGAGGCCCATGTCCTTCCGCAGGCCGTTCACCTTGCGGATGAGCTCGCGCACCATGCCCTCGCGCTTGAGCTCGGGGGTCATCGCAGTGTCGAGACGAACGCCATCCTTGAGCGCAGGATCAATGAGGACCGTTTTGACGTTGAGCTCGTCGGCGATGAGATCGGTGAACGCCGGGATTGCCGCGTCACTCGATGACTCGCTCCTCGCAATGACAACAGGAATGAAGAGCGTGGCCAACGGTTGGCGGACGGGGATACCGGCTTGATCGCGGGCTTCGAGGCCGAGGGAAACGAGGGCGCGTACCGCGTCCATGTTTTGGAGGAGTTCCGCGTCAGTATTTGATACAAGTGGCGCATTGGAATCCCACATAGTGAGATGCACGGAATCAGACCACCTCTCCCCCTCTAACTCCCCCTCTCCCCGAGCACGCGGAGAGGGGGAGGATTTTAATATCTGCCAGATGTGCTCAGCGGTGAACGGCGCGAATGGTGCGAGGAGCACGGCGAGGGTTTGGAGGGCGGCGGTGAACGTCTGCTGCGCGCCGTTGTCACCGGCTTTCAGCCGCTCGCGACTGCGACGGAGCCACCAGGTGGAGAGATCGTCTGTCGCGTCGGTGATCGCGCGCGCGGCCTCGGTGATCTCGTAGGCATCGAGGTGCTGCGTGACGTCCGCGTGGAGCTTTGCGAAGCGGGCGCGGAGCCAGGAGTCGAGGAGCGCACCCGCGTCGGTATTGGCCGGGATTGCTTCGGTCGCGCTGCTCCCTCGCAATGACAACCACTGCGCGCCCGCGCCACCACCGTGTAGTTCCCAGAAGGAGAGCACATTGAGGAGCGTGCCAAAGGGTTTTCGGGAAATGAGTGTGAGGTCTTGCTCGTCAAATGCCTTGGCATCCCAGGGCTGGTTGACCGTGAGCATGTACCAGCGCACGACATCGGCGCCGTAACGGTCGAGCATCGCATCGGGATCCACGATGTTCCCCTTGGACTTTGACATCTTCTTGCCCTGCTTATCGAGCAAG
Coding sequences within it:
- a CDS encoding helix-turn-helix domain-containing protein; the encoded protein is MASSHTADERELLHALTAFGFDEKEARVYLAGLTLGATSVLELSRRTRLPRTTLYPILEDLRRRGHFKLGKSKRGSVYTAEDPKELDARFRTRARLFADTLPKLEALRGTVHEQAGVTLFEGSDGFRQLWQRIFNSGVTEYRNLTAGVGFTEFVHEQYLVERIVAERVRRGIRSKHLIKDSRTARKIIEQDAAQLRESRLLPSGIDLPASTIIFGNEVVFITTRKENTMTLLSSPESAATLTTMFDLLWEAAERS
- the cas1 gene encoding CRISPR-associated endonuclease Cas1; the encoded protein is MHTRLHLHLLQARYWESPYAIETARALIERKNTNMTHLLTRYLSNRERMEMPQARVLRATISVTRAATASLLAAPSRRALMLHEAHAARAYWRSYGMLAGVRDDWRRVHPHASDHWNASLNIGYTILARTIQRTLRAHGLCAGIGVLHAPIEGHEALVYDFEELFRQPVVDSALLPQWSRMHGQPMKPDTVVVRIERRLQERTRYQKEWWRIIAVLDAEVAAYATALRQGMQYVPYQHSWAHWTHVPAQ
- the ruvA gene encoding Holliday junction branch migration protein RuvA, which translates into the protein MLAFLRGTIQAKLADSVIVELHDVGYRVLVPAPVRERMRVGDRVELYTHEVVREDRRELFGCTTQDALQLFLQLISVSGVGPKSALGILSLGEPQDIRDAIAREDVVYLSKVVGIGRKTAERVVIDLRGKMTVSSDALAGVSATGTNGDVVSALEKLGYKAKEVRDIIRRIPHDGTPEERLKAALQELGRG
- a CDS encoding excisionase family DNA-binding protein, which produces MYMHEKPYITTTELAALLGVSRIAVFKKIQKGQIRAEKVGRAYRIARSNVPEILGASLTIQRRKQIDAAVQRVVREYGETLDLLARE
- a CDS encoding leucyl aminopeptidase, with product MQYTTTLDAPLFEKVEAVIVPLSESECARLPAAYKPLDRALDGQLAAALAAGDFKGEEHTTCNLYTAGKIPASRVLLIGTGKGKDVSIIEWQHIVGTAARTLQATRVTRYALVLPAAYLKRVKPHELGALTAKGVLVSTYHFAEYKSDPAAKLPEPTQMIVGPLTAAADKQFVKGIEEGTIVGESMNWMRRFGDMPSSDATPTYLAKEAQSIAKSDKRFTVKIIEKAEMEKLGMGALLGVARGAETPPKCIVIEWRGDAHAKDTWRALVGKGITFDTGGISIKPSAAMDEMRYDMCGGGAVLGAMRAIGMLGLKANIVGIIPATDNMPGGRAQKPGDIVKTMRGKTIEVLNTDAEGRLVLADGLGYAQQYEPKAIVDLATLTGACVVALGHHYAAHFANNSALEKQVQEAVDRSGDRSWHMPLGDAYTREVKSDVADWQNLGKMDRAGGSITAAAFLEQFAEGRPWVHLDIAGTAWDTQPKPWRGKGATGFGVHLLVELAKKWSK
- a CDS encoding type II toxin-antitoxin system death-on-curing family toxin, which gives rise to MRAKPITVVEVEHIAFALAQRVMTWDEPFPAFQTRTPHALERCLAAPFAGHKGGQFYHGIAEKAAILFYLLIKNHPFLNGNKRIAVTSLFVFLSTNGKWVNADPKHLYAFAKWVAESDPKHKDQTVAAIEKYIKEHMVQQ
- a CDS encoding peptidoglycan bridge formation glycyltransferase FemA/FemB family protein, which translates into the protein MDDLLQSAGWEQFQQALGHRTHRVDGVLAIELPLPLGQRYLYSPRGGEATSRQLQAASACARKTGAMFWRGECSTPLATRNSQLVTPAVLRRQVEPQHTWRVNLEPSLDAVLAGMHEKHRYNVRLAEKRGVVVRTVSLVPSSRAERSAVERSRQADGAADAGRDFSARGLGRNDDGRGGLGRNDDGGGGLGRNDAAGDFDIFWSLLRDTAARQRIQTHPRAYYETMLATLPDTSLFLAEREGVPLMGAIIAYHGDTATYLHGGSSYEHRAHMAPHLLHWIAMSHAKEAGMRWYDFGGVVPPERSGNLQVSTDGSSDTSRHQEDGGLKTSATPSSWSGMTRFKQGFGGEMVTHPPMYDMVFRSGWYTGMALLARLRP